One Nicotiana tomentosiformis chromosome 4, ASM39032v3, whole genome shotgun sequence genomic window carries:
- the LOC104084689 gene encoding transcription termination factor MTERF5, chloroplastic isoform X1, which translates to MIAIQLCCRSLSIHSHHLHSLPAGPFSSFRFSLSSLSRVVTKKSAQNANRENPVLLNYLINTLDFPKSKALAVSNRYPWVKNVEKAESVVDFFKSIGFTDAQIQSAVRNVPQILLADVEKTLKPKIQLLQELGITGSDLGRLISTKAIILTRSVEKILKPCIEVLDKVLINGTDNGDWFRVLRRCDWVVHKSPHLRLIPNISYLESIGIVESQLSSLLKRQPHLFALPESELKKLVAKLIDIGFSTDSRMLVHGLHTLGCISHESFSRKLLLLQSSGFSINECMEMFRRAPSLFRSSEEKIRLGLVFFLETMKLKKSTLVQHPTLLMFSMEDRVIPRYEVIQLIKSKKLAKKEPSFYYVMCLSEHVFLEKYILRFTENAEELLMAYKGHILDLGED; encoded by the coding sequence ATGATCGCGATCCAACTATGCTGCCGTAGTTTATCTATTCACTCACATCATCTTCATTCCCTACCTGCTggtcctttttcttctttccgcttctctctttcttctctatcTCGGGTGGTAACCAAAAAGTCTGCTCAAAATGCAAACCGAGAAAATCCTGTTCTCCTTAACTACCTAATAAACACCTTGGACTTTCCAAAATCTAAAGCCCTGGCAGTATCCAACCGTTATCCTTGGGTCAAAAATGTTGAAAAAGCTGAATCGGTTGTCGATTTCTTCAAGTCCATTGGATTCACAGATGCACAAATCCAATCCGCTGTTCGTAATGTCCCACAAATCCTCCTGGCCGATGTTGAAAAGACACTCAAGCCAAAGATCCAACTATTACAAGAACTGGGTATCACTGGTTCTGATCTGGGTAGGCTAATTTCCACAAAGGCGATTATATTAACACGTAGTGTGGAGAAAATACTAAAGCCTTGCATTGAAGTTCTCGATAAAGTCCTTATAAACGGTACTGATAATGGTGATTGGTTCCGGGTTCTGCGAAGGTGCGATTGGGTTGTACATAAATCCCCTCACTTGAGACTGATTCCTAATATTTCATATCTGGAGAGCATTGGGATTGTTGAGTCTCAACTATCATCACTCTTGAAGAGACAACCTCATCTTTTTGCTTTGCCTGAATCTGAGCTTAAAAAGCTTGTCGCTAAACTTATAGATATTGGATTTTCTACTGATTCACGAATGTTGGTGCATGGACTTCATACTCTAGGTTGTATTAGTCATGAGTCTTTTTCGAGGAAATTGCTTTTGCTTCAGAGTTCTGGTTTCTCGATAAATGAGTGCATGGAAATGTTTAGGAGGGCACCAAGTTTATTCCGAAGTTCAGAGGAGAAAATAAGACTGGGACTAGTGTTTTTCTTGGAAACAATGAAGTTAAAGAAGTCAACTTTAGTACAGCATCCTACACTTTTGATGTTTAGCATGGAGGATAGAGTGATTCCCAGATATGAAGTTATTCAGCTGATAAAGTCAAAAAAACTTGCGAAGAAAGAGCCAAGTTTTTATTATGTGATGTGTTTGTCGGAGCATGTGTTCTTGGAAAAGTATATATTGAGATTTACTGAAAATGCAGAGGAATTATTGATGGCTTACAAGGGCCATATTCTAGATTTAGGAGAGGATTAA
- the LOC104084689 gene encoding transcription termination factor MTERF5, chloroplastic isoform X2, whose product MIAIQLCESVVDFFKSIGFTDAQIQSAVRNVPQILLADVEKTLKPKIQLLQELGITGSDLGRLISTKAIILTRSVEKILKPCIEVLDKVLINGTDNGDWFRVLRRCDWVVHKSPHLRLIPNISYLESIGIVESQLSSLLKRQPHLFALPESELKKLVAKLIDIGFSTDSRMLVHGLHTLGCISHESFSRKLLLLQSSGFSINECMEMFRRAPSLFRSSEEKIRLGLVFFLETMKLKKSTLVQHPTLLMFSMEDRVIPRYEVIQLIKSKKLAKKEPSFYYVMCLSEHVFLEKYILRFTENAEELLMAYKGHILDLGED is encoded by the exons ATGATCGCGATCCAACTATG TGAATCGGTTGTCGATTTCTTCAAGTCCATTGGATTCACAGATGCACAAATCCAATCCGCTGTTCGTAATGTCCCACAAATCCTCCTGGCCGATGTTGAAAAGACACTCAAGCCAAAGATCCAACTATTACAAGAACTGGGTATCACTGGTTCTGATCTGGGTAGGCTAATTTCCACAAAGGCGATTATATTAACACGTAGTGTGGAGAAAATACTAAAGCCTTGCATTGAAGTTCTCGATAAAGTCCTTATAAACGGTACTGATAATGGTGATTGGTTCCGGGTTCTGCGAAGGTGCGATTGGGTTGTACATAAATCCCCTCACTTGAGACTGATTCCTAATATTTCATATCTGGAGAGCATTGGGATTGTTGAGTCTCAACTATCATCACTCTTGAAGAGACAACCTCATCTTTTTGCTTTGCCTGAATCTGAGCTTAAAAAGCTTGTCGCTAAACTTATAGATATTGGATTTTCTACTGATTCACGAATGTTGGTGCATGGACTTCATACTCTAGGTTGTATTAGTCATGAGTCTTTTTCGAGGAAATTGCTTTTGCTTCAGAGTTCTGGTTTCTCGATAAATGAGTGCATGGAAATGTTTAGGAGGGCACCAAGTTTATTCCGAAGTTCAGAGGAGAAAATAAGACTGGGACTAGTGTTTTTCTTGGAAACAATGAAGTTAAAGAAGTCAACTTTAGTACAGCATCCTACACTTTTGATGTTTAGCATGGAGGATAGAGTGATTCCCAGATATGAAGTTATTCAGCTGATAAAGTCAAAAAAACTTGCGAAGAAAGAGCCAAGTTTTTATTATGTGATGTGTTTGTCGGAGCATGTGTTCTTGGAAAAGTATATATTGAGATTTACTGAAAATGCAGAGGAATTATTGATGGCTTACAAGGGCCATATTCTAGATTTAGGAGAGGATTAA